The DNA sequence AAGCAATACGGACTAATCAATAATACAAACGCCAAGTTTAACTTAAACTACTAAAAATTTTTTATAAATCTAAGGCTATGATTTCTCAAGATTATGATGTCTATGCTGTCGATGAACTGCTTAGAAAAATCAGAATTAAGGAAAGTCAATTAAAAATTGCTCAAGCCTCAAATCTGCTTTATACCTCGGAAGCATTAAACCATCAAATTTTAGAATTACGCCGTCAGCTATCTGAGGCAGAAGACCCAGAAATTAAAGCGTTGATGAGTTTATTGGAAGATTAAGGTTGACTTGGGATGTTAGGGGAGAAGGGGGACGAGGTAGACTATGGAGACAAGGGAGATATTGGAGTATTCTGAAAAGTCTTTTGGTGTGGTTTGTCTTAATACTATGTTGACGCAGAGACGCAGTTTAATTGCGTCTCTACTATGACCCGTTTTATGTGTGAATGAACCGAAGTTAGACTTTTTTCAGCCAGCTAAACATTGCCCGTAGGTCTTTACCGACTACTTCAATGGGGTGTTCGGCTTCTTGACGACGCATAGCGGTAAATCCTGGTTTACCGGATTGATTTTCTAAAACGAATTCACGGGCGAATTGTCCTGATTGAATTTCGCGGAGAATTTTCCGCATTTCGGCTTTGGTTTGTTCGTTAACCACTCTGGGGCCGCGAGTGTAGTCACCATATTCGGCGGTGTTGGAGATGCTATCGCGCATTGTGGCTAAACCGCCTTCTACAACTAAGTCAACAATTAATTTAACTTCGTGCAGACATTCAAAATAAGCCAATTCGGGCTGATAACCAGCTTCGACTAAGGTTTCAAAACCAGCTTTGATTAAGGCACTCAAACCACCACATAATACGGCTTGTTCGCCGAACAAATCAGTTTCGGTTTCTTCGCGGAAGGTGGTTTCGAGGACACCAGCACGAGTACCACCAATACCTCTAGCGTAAGCCATAGCGCGATCGCGTGCCTGACCACTAGCATTTTGATAAACCGCAAACAACGCAGGTACGCCTTGTCCTTGTTCATAAGTCCGGCGCACTAAGTGACCAGGGCCTTTGGGTGCTACCATAACCACATCTACGTCAGCAGGTGGTACAACCTGCCCAAAGTGAATGTTAAAGCCGTGGGCAAACGCTACTACATTTCCAGCTTCTAAATTAGGTTCAATTTCGTTTTTGTAAACTGTTTTCTGTACTTCATCAGGTAACAAAATCATGATGAAGTCAGCCGCTTTGGCTGCATCGGCAACATTTTTCACGGTTAAGCCAGCAGCTTCAGCTTTTTGTGCTGACTTACTGCCAGGATATAGCCCCACAATCACATTCAAACCGCTATCTTTTAAGTTCAGGGCATGAGCATGACCTTGGGAACCATAGCCGATAATAGCAATAGTTTTTCCAGCCAAAAGGTCTAAATTGGCATCTTCGTCATAGTACATCCGGGCCATAGAAGCATCTCCTGTCAGCAAGCATCACAATTATTTATAGGCAGGTTTTTGATCTTACCGTAAATTGTGTAACCACAGATAAGCTCCGAAGCATGAAAATTTCTCTGTAATCCTCAGAATACAGAAGTCAGGCGTGTTCGCATTTGGTATTTAATATGTGAACACAAAAGACAAGGGAGACAAGGAAGACAGGGTAGACAAGGGAAACAAGGAAGAATGATTTTGATAAATCATTTAAGATTGCTATAACTCGTAGTTTGAAACTATGAGCATCTGCCTCTAGTAAAACTCTGAATTTATTAATCATTCTGACTTCTGACTCCTAAATTCTTCCCAATCAATAATTATCTTGGGATTTTTTTAGTTGTGTCTGGATTAATTTGCTGCCATATTCCTAGTCGTTTATTTTGAGCATTGGCTTGGGCAATTAAATATTGAGTTTTAGTTTCTGAGCAGTAGTAGATAGTATCTTGGTCAATAACTGCGTTACCTTCGGCAACTAAGCGGAGATTGACTGATTGATTATCTACGAAGATTTCGCCTGTAATGCGATCGCCTTTATCTTCTGTAACTCTTCTAATCACTACAGGACTACCTGCTGGTAATAATTGGTTGAGTTTCTCGGTTGCTGCTAGATTATCTGGTTTTTTTGTTGCGTTCGGTAAATTAATACAAGCAAGTTTTACTGTCTGAATTTGTCCTGTATCATTTTTAACGGTAATTATATTGCTATTGCCGACATTCAGCACTGTCGCTAGAACTAAAAGTAACTCTACAAAATTCATCTTTTAAAAATAGGTATTTTTTTACACCATATTTTCGAGTGTATTTTACTTGTCAGGTAGCTCCTGTGATTTGTCTCACATAGACAGATTGAGCAAAATACTGGTTACATAAATTGCAACAAATCCAATAATAAAACTTTCCTCGGTAATACTGAAATTAATTTCATCTTTCCGAGGTCGAATTATGACTTTTGATTTACCATTACCACGCAAATCAACCTTACTTGCGGGTGCTTTACTAGGAGGGGTTGTTTTTACTAGCTGTGCTGCTCAAGATTTTTCTACTAAATCATTACCGCCAATTGCCAGCCAAGAGCAAGCTGCACCAACGGCTAATAATCTCGTCGCCCAAGCAGAAGCAGCACCAGTCCCCAGGGCGCGTCCCCAATTAATCAAAAAAGCCACAATGACAATTGTGGTGAACTCTGTCGAAAACAGCATTAATGCAGTTTCACAGATTATTGCAAAACAGCAAGGTGATTTGATTGGGTTAAATGAAATGCAACCCACAAAACAAAATTTCCGTCACACTGCATCTATACAGTTGCGAGTGCCGCAAAACTTATTAGAACCGACCTTAGAAGAATTAGCTAAATTAGGTACAATCGAAAGTCGTAATATTACAGCCGAGGATGTAGGCGATCGCTTGGTGGATATCCAAGCTAGATTAACTAATCTCCGCAAAACCGAAGTAAATTTACAAAAAATTATGGACAGGGCTGGTTCTGTGCGCGATGTGTTGAGTGTTGCTCAAGAACTCAGTCGAGTCCGAGAATCTATTGAGCAAATTGACGCTCAACTCAAAAGCTTGCAAAATCAAGTCGCCTACTCCACCATTACCTTAAATCTAGAAGCAGCTGTATCTAGTAACAGTCCCCAACGTGCGCTAGGTTCACAAATTCAAGAAACTTGGAACAATTCGACCCAATCTCTAGGCAGCTTGACTGTTGGGCTATTAAAGTTAGGTATATGGTTAATAGTCTACACCCCTTATTTATTGATTTTAGCTGCGGGTGTCTACGGTTTTCTCCGTTGGCGACGCACTCATACACCAGGAGAAACTAGAAATTAAGAACCTGACTCTTTCATGGGATTGTACCGCGTAACACGAAATAATGAGCCAGATGAATGCCAAGATCAAAAAAGCAAGCCCTAGGGTATTGAAAGTACTATGCCAGAAATCCACCAATCTATTGCACAGCACTACCACGAACGTACTAAATATGACCCTCAAACCCTAGCCGCGAAAAATCAGAGGCTAGACTGGGCTAAACAGCCAGTACCTTTTAAAGAGTATAAAATTGGCTCGGTTTTTGATCTGAAACCTTACCTGCAAGAATCGTTAGAACCCTTGGCTGCTCAAGCAGATGCAGGGTGGTGGCAAAGACTGTCTCGTTTACTGTTTCGGAGTTACGGGTTAACTGCCAGAATGCCTTCTATGGGTAGTGCAGTTTATTTGCGTTCTGCGCCTAGTGCTGGTGGGTTATATCCCGCAGAGGTGTATGTAGTTTCTCGCGGTACACCCATGCTCCCCGCCGGACTTTATAACTATCAGTGTCGCACTCATTCATTGATGTTGTATTGGGAAAATGATGTGTGGCGAGCTTTGCAAGATGCTTGTTTTTGGCATCCGGCGTTAGAAGGTACGCAATTGGCAATTGTGGTGACTGCGGTTTTTTATCGTTCGGCTTGGCGGTATGAAGACCGGGCTTATCGGCGAATTTTTCTGGATACAGGGCATTTGTTGGGGAATATTGAGTTAGCAAGTGCGATTACTGATTACCGTCCCCACTTGATTGGCGGTTTTGTTGACGATGCGGTTAATGATTTGTTGTATATTGATCCGCAGCAAGAAGGTGCGATCGCAGTTTTGGCGATGGCAGACTTATTAGATATTCAGCAAAATTTGTCTACCGGATGCACAGCTTTACCTTCCGCCACAGAAACTAAATATCCCCCCATCCCTGATGGTGAGTTGCTGAAATATTTCCATCGTCACACCCAAATTCAATCAGGTATTACTGGTAAGTTGAATTTACCAGCAGTGAAACAAGAAAGGTCTTTGGAAGACAAATATAATTTCCCTTTCTGTCTGAAAATTCCCACTGCTACCACACCAATTGACTGGGGGATAAATCTCTCCAGTTTAGAAGCGACTATCCATAAGCGTCGTTCTACTCGTGCTTATAGTGGTGATGATTTAACCTTTGATGAACTCAAAGCTTTATTAGATTTTACCTACCAACCCCAAAATTACATCGACCAACATCTTGACCGGAATCCCGACTACTTTGACCTCAACTTAATTGAAACATTTATTGCCGTGAGTGGAGTCAAAGGCTTGGAATCTGGCTGTTATTATTACGCGCCCAAAGCCCAAGAACTGCGCCAGATTCGGTTTAAAAACTTCCGCCGGGAATTACATTATCTATGTTTGGGTCAAGATTTAGGCAGAGATGCGGCTGCTGTTGTCTTTCATACCGCAGACCTGAAAGCCGCTATTGCTCAGTATGGCGATCGCGTTTATCGTTATTTACACATGGATGCTGGGCATTTGGGTCAACGCTTAAATTTAGCCGCAGTCCATCTCAATTTGGGCGTGAGCGGTATTGGTGGTTTTTTTGATGACCAAGTAAATGAAGTTCTGGGTATTCCTACAGATGAAGCTGTTCTCTACATTACTACGTTAGGAAGACCAAGATAAAACAACAGGACTGACGATATTTCCGCCGCGAGTGCAACGACGAGATCGACTGCACTCTGCGGTAAGTCATCAGGACTTACCCACAAAGATGATCAAATTGGGTGTAAGGGTTTTAAATACTTACACCCTCATACCCTCAATACGGTTCGGTTAACAAATATCTGTTGAGGTGAGCAGGGGGGCGGAGGAGCTTCAGGTGCAGGGGAGAGCGTACCTTCCTTCCCCCTTTCACCCCTTTCACCCCTGCACCCTGTTCTAAAACCTTATTTTTTCGTTTTTTTGCGTAAGTCCTAACCATAACAAGTGTGTAGTCGGATATGATTAGGACTTACGCACCAAGATTGTCTGTGGAGATTGGGTTTAGGGGTGAAAGGGTATGGGGTGTAAGAGTTTTAGATACATACACCCCTATACCCCTACACCCTTGATTTTTCGTCTTACTACGTAAGTCCTAATGATATCACTTGACATAAAATATAGTGGTAAATGTCCAGCCAACAAAGACCAAAGTTTTTCTCAAAACTCAATATGATTCATATAGTTGGAATAACCGATGCTTTAAATATCACTTTATAATTATGGATGATGATTTCATATTTACTAACAATCCTTCTCCTATTTGGATATACGATAGCCAAAGCTGGCAATTTCTAAATGTAAATGGGGCGGCGATTAGTAAGTATGGTTATTCAAAAAAACAATTTCTGCAAATGCAAGTTACTGACTTGTATCATGCAGAATATCAACCGATTTTATTAGATATTATTAGGAATCATCACAATCAGCTAAGTTTTAATTTTCAATGTCAACAT is a window from the Aulosira sp. FACHB-615 genome containing:
- a CDS encoding DUF4349 domain-containing protein; protein product: MTFDLPLPRKSTLLAGALLGGVVFTSCAAQDFSTKSLPPIASQEQAAPTANNLVAQAEAAPVPRARPQLIKKATMTIVVNSVENSINAVSQIIAKQQGDLIGLNEMQPTKQNFRHTASIQLRVPQNLLEPTLEELAKLGTIESRNITAEDVGDRLVDIQARLTNLRKTEVNLQKIMDRAGSVRDVLSVAQELSRVRESIEQIDAQLKSLQNQVAYSTITLNLEAAVSSNSPQRALGSQIQETWNNSTQSLGSLTVGLLKLGIWLIVYTPYLLILAAGVYGFLRWRRTHTPGETRN
- a CDS encoding SagB/ThcOx family dehydrogenase, encoding MPEIHQSIAQHYHERTKYDPQTLAAKNQRLDWAKQPVPFKEYKIGSVFDLKPYLQESLEPLAAQADAGWWQRLSRLLFRSYGLTARMPSMGSAVYLRSAPSAGGLYPAEVYVVSRGTPMLPAGLYNYQCRTHSLMLYWENDVWRALQDACFWHPALEGTQLAIVVTAVFYRSAWRYEDRAYRRIFLDTGHLLGNIELASAITDYRPHLIGGFVDDAVNDLLYIDPQQEGAIAVLAMADLLDIQQNLSTGCTALPSATETKYPPIPDGELLKYFHRHTQIQSGITGKLNLPAVKQERSLEDKYNFPFCLKIPTATTPIDWGINLSSLEATIHKRRSTRAYSGDDLTFDELKALLDFTYQPQNYIDQHLDRNPDYFDLNLIETFIAVSGVKGLESGCYYYAPKAQELRQIRFKNFRRELHYLCLGQDLGRDAAAVVFHTADLKAAIAQYGDRVYRYLHMDAGHLGQRLNLAAVHLNLGVSGIGGFFDDQVNEVLGIPTDEAVLYITTLGRPR
- a CDS encoding thermonuclease family protein; translation: MNFVELLLVLATVLNVGNSNIITVKNDTGQIQTVKLACINLPNATKKPDNLAATEKLNQLLPAGSPVVIRRVTEDKGDRITGEIFVDNQSVNLRLVAEGNAVIDQDTIYYCSETKTQYLIAQANAQNKRLGIWQQINPDTTKKIPR
- the ilvC gene encoding ketol-acid reductoisomerase translates to MARMYYDEDANLDLLAGKTIAIIGYGSQGHAHALNLKDSGLNVIVGLYPGSKSAQKAEAAGLTVKNVADAAKAADFIMILLPDEVQKTVYKNEIEPNLEAGNVVAFAHGFNIHFGQVVPPADVDVVMVAPKGPGHLVRRTYEQGQGVPALFAVYQNASGQARDRAMAYARGIGGTRAGVLETTFREETETDLFGEQAVLCGGLSALIKAGFETLVEAGYQPELAYFECLHEVKLIVDLVVEGGLATMRDSISNTAEYGDYTRGPRVVNEQTKAEMRKILREIQSGQFAREFVLENQSGKPGFTAMRRQEAEHPIEVVGKDLRAMFSWLKKV